TCCATGCAGAGGGTCTAATCCTGAAACCTCCAAGAACTTAGAATTCATTCATCCTACGGCAGCTCGCCAGGATCAGTTTCCCTCATCGATGGTCAGTGGACGGTTTGATCATGGCTCATATAatctattacatttattaaacacgAAACATGTGTGGCGACTAACCTGTCTTATTAACGAAGTAGCATTTCTTGATAGACCTTCTGGGTATAGAAATGTTCCTTTGATGATACTCGCAGTCAGTATGTCTATATCAAGGCTGTCGAAGGGGAACtagagaataaataaaaaaaattttttttttacaggaatcaACAGCTGAGCAATAATGGAATAGTTTAAGGTTTTTATAATGTTAGTAGTACAGATGGTACAATGTTTCAATAAGTATGCATGAAAGGTGTGTGGTGCGAGTGCATGAATGTACCAAATGTACAAGAGGACTGAACTCTGTTATAATATACATCATCAGGGgatgctctgtgattggctggaaTTTTCAATAAGAAAAGAACTGGAAGgtctatattatattttatctctCCTGGTGTCTAAGAACTGGAGAAAGAACTGGAAGgtctatattatattttatctctcctggtgtttttattcacttttaataTGGTGTattgatttttgtattttgttcggGTATAATGGGCTATGATGGCTTGATTTCCTTTTTGGCAGAGACATAAAAACAATCAATAAGGAAGACTTCGACAAGTAAGTATTGAGCTTGTTTTATGTATTAGGGCCAAAACTACTGGGCATTCTCTTACCGTACAGGTATTAGCCAGGGAGCAGTATACAGAGGGTTACACACTATGTACACACAGCTATCCAACAGTCACCAAAGGACTAAGTAACCAGGGACCAGGGACATAAGATAGAGCTAATTCATTGGAAAGAGATTTATTTCACTATCAGGGAATGGTAGAAGCAAATCACGGAGTGGGAGGTGTTTGGCAGACAAATGTTTCTTGGGGAACAAGGGGTCAGAGGGTTAATTGAGAGGGGGTAATAACAACTAGGAATGCATCTCTCGGGGGATCTATTTTGggaagggaaagggttaatatgcaGGGGAATGTTGGGATGTTATATTAATATTGTAATACcaaaaaaaagcttgcaaaagctacagatctcttaactgcagcctttacaagccctcctcttctaaccccgcccagacattctgtgactgtccaatcacagacctcccaatgcagctcaatgagaagtcgttgcaaggcaggtgctctgggcaattgctgcctcttgagtgtaTCTcccctgagctaaacaaccaggaagtaaccggacCATTTGTATGATtgacagcagagctgtgtaacaaggttaacttacattgaaatctgcacgttttataaaatgaaaatggaCACTGCGtaaataaagcatttcagcaagctacagTGCTTTAGGTGTGTGGAGTGCTTCTTTAAATTGGTAGAGTCTCTTTGGATTTGCAGAGAATGAATCTGCTTACAAATTCCTATTGAAAGACTGTTCTTACCTTTCCAGACAGCATTGCATAACTGACCACTCCAGCGCTCCACCAGTCTACAGCTCTTGTGTACGGCTTGCCCATTAAGACTTCAGGAGCTGCGTAAAGCGGTGTTCCCCAAGCGGACCCAATTGTGTCTCCGTATCCGATTCCTCAGAAATAAGGAAAATAGAATTGGGTataagttgaagatagagattcaGTTTTAGCAAATCACGGCTGGTGACATGTTTCTGTATCGGATCTAGTGTTTCTATAAGAATAATAGTGAATAGATATCGCTGAGATTGTTATTCAGTGGAGCTTGAATTCACTCCATAAACCTTTACCCAGCAGGAGTTTATGGGATGCTGTCAGACACGGTTCTCCATGTCGGTAACCAGAGGGGTGTGAAAATATAAAGGACTAAAGCAGTAGCCCAATCtcctttaataattttaattagaATAATTGGGGGTTTGCCTACCTGGAGCCCTATGCATAGCGTCTCACCCTCTGCCCTCCCAGTAATATCTCCTTCAGTTCCTccccagtgtgtgtgggggctgtgtgtgatctgtatgtggtgtgtgctggctgtgtgtaatgtgagTGTGCATCCGACACTGCCTGCTCAGCCCTGGATAGAGACTGAGTAAAAACATTTTAGCTTAAAGGGGGCCGCATAACCTGAAAGACCCCATGGatactttaaattaaaaataaatacttttaccGTTACAGAGTTCCTTTTGGAATGAAGAACACAATTCATACAcatcattttatatattaaaaggttGTTTATATGAAAGCTAGCTCTGACATTGCCGGGACATTTTGACCTTACTGAGTGAGAATACTTTTatcaaaatgtatgttttaattataaaattatatttaccttCTTTGCAAAGACCAAAGTCTGTGATCTTCGCGAACCCTTTGTCGTCCAGAACAATATTGTCTAATTTCAGGTCTCTAGATTAAAATGCAGAAAAttaagttttattcattttacataACACTAGAGGCACTTAGATTTCACTCTTTAGGATTTTAAAATTGTTAATGTGAATAACTTACTATAAACAAACAGGGTTAAATACAATAACACAAATATCACGGACACTCCATGTGTAGTATTTTTTCTATAATCTTACCGGTGGATGATCTTCTGTTGGTGTAAGAATTCCAGTCCCAGGACGACACAGGCCAAATAAAATCTGGGAATAATTAATAAATCTGTTACTTTCTAGAAGATGAAGTGTTTTGTTATTAACTGCTTTAATTCCGTATATTCCAAGTCACTCTGTGTTCTGACATATTGCATTAAATCCCGGGTTTTCTTCTGCTCTCTCACTGCTGGTGGCTGGTTATTTATCGGCTTATACAATTGTGACGGTCGTTTACCATTCACAGCTGGTTCCATTCACCAATGCCGATGCTTCCCAGACAGTAAGCTATAGTTGGTGCACACAGTGGTGTATGTAACCGCACTGATACAGCATTGGACACATACAGCAGGCAGATATACAGCAGCCCATAGGCTATACATCATGGTATACAGTATGaagtcatttttaatatgtttgttaATGGCTAATCATGTTTATACTCATTCTAAAACCCACAGAGCTAGCTatctgtcctcctcctcagttaTATCTGATTGCTTCTTACTCTACTATTTGAAACTGTATCGTTCTTTTATAAAGAGTTTGTCAAATTCTGTTTGAAAGATGTTGTTACTGTTTTAATGTAATGAGTATTGTTTTTGCTCTCCCTGTTATATCCCTGGCATAAACAGGTATAAATAACTAGAATTTATGGAATTTGTAGCCCTCCTGCAGAACATTGGATTAGACCTGCAGCTTATACTCACACAGCTCTGGGTTCTGGAAATGGACCTCGTTTGAGGTGTGTCTTTAGGTCGCCCCCAGCAGCATATTCCATCACAAAAACGGCGTGATCTTGAGTGTGGAAACTCCCAAACATGTTAATAAGAAATGGGTGACGCCTGTTGGTCACAGCTTGAAATACCCGCTTCTCAATCAGAAGGCTGGAAAGGAAAAATTAAAAGATAAAAGTAATTTTCCCCCGATCTCCAAAACCAATTGACAAACAAAAGACAGAAAACATGACCTTTTCTTTCCAAAAACCATTAATTGTTCTTCATTTACTGACCAATCGAGTATTGATGATGATTCTATGTCTCCTTTTCTTATTACTTTCAAGGCATACATGTTGCCTGTGTCCTTGTATTTAGCCAGCAGAACCTGAAATTAAAATGAACAAATTGTTGTGCTGCATCTGTTAAGACATCCGTTATATCGAACTAGAATAGGAATTCCACCTTAAACTTACTTTCCCGAAGGTCCCTCTACCCAGCACAGAGCGGAGCTTGAAGTCCTCCATGGTGAGAGGAATCCGGAGACGAATACTACCAAGAAAGGAAAACGTTCAGAAATTATTGAAATTGTCCTAAACACCCCCCACAATAAAAAAGACTTAGAATAAAAGGCTCCTGTAACACAGGTAAGTAATCATACCACACGTCTGGTGTTGGGTTTGTAACCATTTCTTTGCCATCGCTGGTATGTTCGTGGCCTTCTTCAAAATCCTAGAAAGGAAAACCATACATGATAAAAGGATTTCTTGTGTTACCTATCTGCAACGTATAACACTGAATAACACACTAAAAGCATTTCCCCTGAGATTCTCTGTTTACCTATAAAGATTTAGGAAATGGCAAAGGAGGAGAAAAAGAAGCATTGTCTAATGTCTACTCTCTCGCTATGTTTTCTCTATCAGAGGTTATattaatgattgacagggagttacAAGAACTACAAGAACCAGATTTAGCCCGAGTTCAACCATCAACGTTGGCATAGGGGACACATGGACCAGCCAAGCCCTTATTTGTCAAAAAGCTCCTAAATGGTTTAACACACAAATAAGTGGGCTCATATCCACAGAATCATTGCACCATAACTACATTACTGTGCTATAATGGTTATTGTACACAGAGTGCTCATTTTTTGATGAAGTTTAGAGGTAAAGAACAACCAGCACATCTGAGAGCTTTACCTGAGCCAGGAAATCCGGGAACTCAATATCAATCGAAATCTCACGCAGAATGCTATATAAAAATGTCTGACTTGGAGCAGGAGGAGCGTCTAAGTCAGGTTCCACATCCGGTAGGACAACTGGTTGCATAGAGAAGATTTGAAAATCGCTATCAGGAGGAAGAAAAGAATAGTTTATCTAGTTGTCATATCACTATACTCATTATATCTTAGACAATGATGCTGCTATATTCAGGACATTATTTAACCCCCACAACAGACATATAGATAATCAGCAGGTGTGGTGGTGCAAACTGAGATGGATTCAGGTCCTAACAACATTGATGAGAAAGATGTAAAGTGAATACCCAGCCGGCTCTGGCTCCTGTGTGTCCGTCACCAACAGCGAAGGGGCAGCAGTATTAATGTCCGTCTCCGGAGCTGGTAACGATGGTTCTTCTGTAAAGATTGAGACATAATGTAAGTAATGTATATTATACACGGTGATTAATAATACTTCAATAATTCTAAACTCAATGCAACAGAGAATCAAGCAAACACCACTATATCCAAGCCTAGactttatgatatttttttttgtaattctttatttttgttgtgcaaatatTTGTCACAAGAAGGTAgaaggtgccccaaaagcagtcctccaacttttcccacgctcaacatgcggggcacagaataatcaggcacattttttttaaaataataacaagTAATAACAAGTAATAACAGTCGGTTGTGTAGGTAGCTAGGTTACTGTAGGCTAGGTCTATGCGTTGGCTATGTTTTCTATACCTGGATAGTGTGGGCTTACGAGATACATTGTGAGAACAATCCAGAATATATGGAGATATTGACAACATAAACTATACTAGGCTAGCAAACCTAGAGCAGGTAAATAAGGATAAACTAGAGCCTATGCATCAAGGTTATGTTAGGCTAAGTGGGTATGGTCAGTGGTTAGACAGTAGGTTACATGCTTTGCCCCGATCTATGCATTTTAGGTAAATTATGCAAACACGTGtgaaacatttaaagaaaattaaaaattaaaaacaagaaggaaaaaaataCTTAAACTGCACGAATTTTTAAATAGTATTGCGAGTAATTGCAGACAGTTCAGGACCCCAGGGTTGACGATGGATCTCCTCGTTGAGCCGCAGGTATGAACGGGCAAATTCTCGCGTGATCCCAGTGAGTGGATGTTGAAGGTGTCGGCTGAGATGGTACTGCGGCTACAGTCCAAGGGTCTGCTCAGCCTATTCCCACCAGCGGCAGGAATAGTGCAGGCGTGTGGGCGATATTGCTCAGAACGTCCAGGCGGTGATGATGGGAGTAGCAGTCCCGGGTATCTGTGGGTCCGACCAAGTGCCTTctttctgcccctgtctgccgtgATGAGCGGGTCTGCAGGTACTGACCTTTCCGTTTCTTGACATTCAGTTTGCGCCAGGCTGGGGTGAGGGCTGAGGTCTCATTTTTCCGGCGGTTGGCGTGGGTGCGAGCAGTAGGCTTCGCTGTGCATGCTGTGGCTTGCAAACTGCTGTGTTCGGAGGCTGCTGGAGCCGTTGAGTGGTAAGTGGGTCGAGTGTGCTTGGCGGTTTCGCTCGGTTGTGTGCGAGGGTGAGGGATGATGTTTGGGGAGTCTGCTTGCATTTCCCGCCAACCGGCTCTCCGGTCCGAACTCAGTCCGGAGGCAGCTCTAGGAGCGCGGTGTGAGTGTCTCCCCAGGCGGCGTCTGGTGGCAGGACGGATCCATGCCGCCATTTCCTTCACCACTAGATGGAATGCCCGACCTCTGATGCGAGATTGTGTCCATAGGTTGGTACAAAGCTTATGGAAAAATTCCTGGACATTCTCAGGCGGCTTTGTGAGGGTGCTTCTTGTTGCGGGTCTCTGTCGGGCCGCCATCTTGCGTGGGCCCTGGCAGGCTTGGTAGGTCGCTGGTTTTGTCACTTGATTAAGCCGATTTGCAGGGGCAAACGTCCCCAgcgcggaccgggataacccccgccggtccaaaggggggggtagctGGGCCATGTTGGATGCTCGCTTGTGAGCGGGACCcgtgccgggagatcggccgcctcccccaggcttcaGGTTCCGTTCTgaattaggccgcatggccggttcaggtGATTTCCCAGAGTTTCGGTGCGGGACAGTTGTCATTCCGTTCCCTGTGCAATCTTGTGTCGTTTTCCAGGCACCTCGTGCTGCAGGCATTAATATTTCGTTTAGGATTAGCAGTTTTGTGCCCGCTGGTGCAGGAGCTCTCAATGAAcacgaccggccatcttggctgtcaggccccgccccgactttatgatatttaatttataaaataatataaaatgtatttgcacCTTCTCATTACTCCCTTTAGCTCCCACTTCTAAGAGGAAATGCAAAGACAAAGCAATTGGAAGATACAGCTGTACATTTCCTCATAAAACCTTGGAGTGTAGACATTATGGGATACGTACAGATCTCTTATACCTCCTTGTAAGAGAGTTAAAGCTtgatgtggttatggtacaaGTCCTGCCCTGGCACCCCATTATTAGATGTCAGGTGCCGCTCCCTGCGTCCACTACCAGCGACGGAGAGCCGGACACTCCTAAACAGGAACTTCTCTTAGCTCTCCTGATCTGAGCCCGGAGCAAGCCCTGCGGAGCCATTCTAATACAATTTGACTCCTTACAAAGTggccaccagggcactcctggcaccgtaACAATAATggcctgtagtagttatggtgtttggattgtttctttaaagttTAGTCACATCCATGGACTCTGTACCTCCACAGGTGGCTTCTGGATCACGATATATAAAAACAGTTGGCACCCAGAATATCTCATGGCCCAGACACACAGCCAAACTCTAAAAACTAAAactcacaaaaatataaaatacgtgTTCATTGTTACCCATTAATATTCTTCCAAACTGCATACGAGGACTGAACGTTTACCTTTGATAAGAGACTGGATGCGACTGTGCAAACTGGCTATTTTATTCTGGCTGTCTTTAAGTTTTTCCTGGACAGCAGCAATATGGTGGACATTCTGTAACAGTAATAAGAATAGCTGATTAAACTATATGGAGTGATATAGGACTAATTAACCTCATTCCAAGAAATAAACTCTAACTACTTACAACCCAGGATACACGTGGACTACGTTTAGTTCTCATAATATATGTAGATGGTGTAAGCGCACTCAATCCTTTGTCATGGAATTCATGGTGCTCAAGTGGACAAGTCTCAGTACCAAATGGACCAAGCATGAAATTTGAATAGAAAAAATGATCCAGGCACTCCAGCGAATTCTAAAATAGaggcaatttttattggaacaaggaatcaaaaagcaacgtttcaaccccttagggCTTTTGTCAAGcttgggttgaaacgttgctttttgattccttgttccaataaaaattgcctCTATTTTGGAATTCGCTGGAGTGCCTGGATCATTTTTTCTATTCATATGTTTACTTTTCAATGATCTCAAACAATTATTTTCACCCAGATATTAAAGTATTATTATGTCAGTTCCAGGCAATCTTTGTACATAACATGCAGGGACGATAAATCCAGTTCACTTTGTTTCTCTTTCAGTATATGAGAGCCTTAATGGCTCAAAATACAGCAGCGGAATGCTTGCATCTGGGGGGAAGGGCACTAGGCACACTACAGTGCTTCCTTGCAGGCAGACTGAATTATAGACACGCATTATGGAAGAAAtcctaaataaaacaataaaaaacatgcaTCCTTTCTACTTAGAAATTAGAAAAGTGCTTCATGGGTGATTAAGAAAAGCGCGTGCCTTCAACTATTTCACTGTGAGAGATCTCGGGAAATCTAGTTGGTAATTTGTATCACCTCCCTGTGAGGGTGTAAAAGGCATGTCATGTAAAAGGTGTACGAGCGTTTTGGGTGTTGCCCCTCCCCCatcaacaattttaaaaaatattattttttattaaactcaGTTTCAATGTATCAGACTTACTTTAAGAGGATCATTGGAATATGCGTTGATCATATTCTCTGCTCCCTGCTTCACCTTCCGCTCAATGTCCAGTTGTTTCTGCAAAGCA
This region of Pelobates fuscus isolate aPelFus1 chromosome 2, aPelFus1.pri, whole genome shotgun sequence genomic DNA includes:
- the LOC134585851 gene encoding serine/threonine-protein kinase N2-like, yielding MAHVSEDPLQGGPWTLVYPDNPTHKRDQDHKYSLWKIVWGCCMSRAEGADLAALVESPETHDSLQTVSGSSASDSFSTVDLNSSTSDISLESTETRDAPKGDTSSQTENAKLSALQKQLDIERKVKQGAENMINAYSNDPLKNVHHIAAVQEKLKDSQNKIASLHSRIQSLIKARGAWKTTQDCTGNGMTTVPHRNSGKSPEPAMRPNSERNLKPGGGGRSPGTGPAHKRASNMAQLPPPLDRRGLSRSALGTFAPANRLNQVTKPATYQACQGPRKMAARQRPATRSTLTKPPENVQEFFHKLCTNLWTQSRIRGRAFHLVVKEMAAWIRPATRRRLGRHSHRAPRAASGLSSDRRAGWREMQADSPNIIPHPRTQPSETAKHTRPTYHSTAPAASEHSSLQATACTAKPTARTHANRRKNETSALTPAWRKLNVKKRKEEPSLPAPETDINTAAPSLLVTDTQEPEPAGDFQIFSMQPVVLPDVEPDLDAPPAPSQTFLYSILREISIDIEFPDFLAQDFEEGHEHTSDGKEMVTNPTPDVCIRLRIPLTMEDFKLRSVLGRGTFGKVLLAKYKDTGNMYALKVIRKGDIESSSILDCLLIEKRVFQAVTNRRHPFLINMFGSFHTQDHAVFVMEYAAGGDLKTHLKRGPFPEPRAVFYLACVVLGLEFLHQQKIIHRDLKLDNIVLDDKGFAKITDFGLCKEGIGYGDTIGSAWGTPLYAAPEVLMGKPYTRAVDWWSAGVVSYAMLSGKFPFDSLDIDILTASIIKGTFLYPEGLSRNATSLIRQVQTLIMYSSCPISGHMALRHFRDGLPPSLLPNLIPK